A segment of the Methanolinea mesophila genome:
GAAGTGTGTTCCATTTATTGTGCCACTTCCAACCCTGTCCAGGTTATTCTCGCTCAATCTTTTCAGGGAAGGGGGATCCTCGGAGTAATCGACGGGGCCTGCCCGAAGGGGATCGAAGGTCCGGAAGAGATCTCCGAACGTACCGCGCTGCTGAGAACATTCGGGTACAAACGGGGTTGAAGCGCGATACGGCCAGGACCTCCAGGGAGTTCCCCCATGGGGTCTCAGCACGCCGGGATCCCCTTCACGTGCCTGCGTCCCGTGCCGGGGCACTGCCAATACAGCATTGCCGGTGAGAAACACCCCGATTGTAAGGTCTGAAGTGATAGTATGAAACCGGGCAGTCGGGGAACCACCGCAACGATGAAAAAAAATTATTGTCCGTATATCACGATGACCTCGGCCTCACCGATCGTGTGCCCCGTGATATCTGCGAGGATCGCCGATCGGTTGGGGTTGGGATTTTCGATCGCGGTATCGAGAGCATAGATCGAAAACACGTAATGGTGGGGGGCGCTCCCCTCCGGCGGGCATGGGGGGATATATCCGCTGCTCCCCCTGCTGTTCTGGCCCTGAAATCCTCCTCCGGGTAATTCACGGGCGGATGTAACATTTCCTGGAATTCCCGGCGAATCGGGAGGGATATTGTAGACTATCCAGTGGGTGAAACCACCCGCCAGCGGAGCGTCCGGGTCATGCAGGATAAGGACAAGCGACCTTGTGCCGGGAGGGACCCCCGTCCAGGATATCGCGGGTGAGATGCCGGCTCCGGCACAGGTATACTCAACAGGTAGGGCGGATCCCGGGTGGAGGGAGCCCACCTGTATCTCAAGAGATCCCGAGTTGCCCCCGGATGCGCCCGGCGGTGAATGCAAAGCCGGACTACTGCATCCCGCGATAAGCACCCCCATAACCAGAAGAACAAAGGCCGTTACAAGGAGTACGGTTCGTATCATAAGCCGATAGTGGGATCGTGATCAGATAATAGTAACGAGAGACGAATTTCCGGAGAACTCGTTTTGATAACAGAGCGAACGGTTTCCAGTTCACTTTCCGGCAACATGGGACAAAGGTGCACCCGAATCGAAGAATTCGTGTGAAATGTTACGCTCTGTAGATCTTAAATGACCATAAAATCGAGGAAAATAGGATTTATCCTGCATTTCCAACCGTTCGAACGGCTTCGATCAGTGCCTTCACCTTCGTGTCATCACTGAGATCCTTCCGGTCGAACACGAACTCCCGCATCACGTCAACACCCTTTTCTGTAAGTGCCCGTTTCAGGATGGCAGTCGTGTCACCCGCCTTCCCCCCGCAGGTTGCAAAAATAATTCCCTTTTTGCCGTCGCAGTGTTCGAGGGCATTGATGGCCCCATTGACCGCCGGGGTAGACTTGAACGCCCAGACCGGGGTTCCGATTACCAGGAGATCGTACCCCGCCACATCGATATATGCGGGCTCGATCGGTTCGGCCTCTTCGTTCCTGGCGCGGAGACATCCGACGGTATACGCGGTAAGGGTGCTGTACTTCTGTCTGGGCTTCACTTCGATCATATCGCCCCCGCAGGCAGCCTGAACTTGTTCCGCGACCCCCCGGGTTATCCCCGTATACGAGTGAAAAATAATGCAGGTCTTCATTAATAGAGCATGTATTGCCAGGATATGAAACTTCTCCGGAGCGTGTCCGTACGAGAGCACCCTTTTCCAGCGGTCAGCTGCCCGGGCCTTGAACTCTTTTTACCGTTTCGGTACGCCCCCGCTGTTATTCATTCCGGGTTCATATTTCCCGCAACCCCCGCCTGCCCTGACGTTGAAGAGCGTCATTCCTGGAATATGACCTGGAAATCGACCGTTCAACGGCGAATACCAAACCCGGCAAATTCACCGGTCGCATCCGACCATTCGATCTCAATGCCCTCGACCCTGATGACCGAATCATCCTTCGCTGACAGTGTGCCGGCGAATTCCCGGAGTCGCGATTCGGTCCCCTCGGCAACGACCTCCACCGAACCGTCGGCCAGGTTTTTTGCATACCCCTTCACCCCGATCTCGCAGGCACGATCGGTGACGAAATACCGGTATCCTACTCCCTGGACCCTGCCGGATACGTTCGCGGTTATCCGTTTCATGTTCAATGAATTGAAATAGGGAGCATTAATGGTATCCGGAAAAATCTACGCATCATGCTCAATCCGGAAAAACGCCAGGCATCCCGCGCCGTTCACCAGGAGTAGTTGGGAGAGTAAGATGTCGAAAAGAAAAGGGTTGAATTCAGATATACCGCGCTTTCCTGGAGAGTTTCATCGGGGTGTACAGCGGGCGGAACGGCATTCCTTCGAGTTCCCCCTTAACCGTGCCGATGAGTTCAGGAAGTTCCATGGTCTCTTTGTGGGGCTTGTTCGGCTGGGATTTTCCCCGGATGGTCACGGTAAGCTTGCCGGTATCGACCTCGGCATCGCCGACCACCACCACGAAGGGCACCCAGTCCATCCCTGCTTCCCTGACTTTTTTACCGACGCTCTCGTCCCGGTCGTCGAGGTCGGTCCTGATCTGCTCGGTATTCAGCCTGCGGGCGAGTTGCTCGGCGTACTCGAGGTGTCTTTCGGTGACAGGGATTACCCTGACCTGAGTGGGGGAGAGCCAGGTGGGGAAGGATGGAACCGGCATGTTCCCGGTATTTTCAAGGATGGCACATATGACACGTTCCACACTCCCGGTCGGGGAGCAGTGGAGGATCGGCGGGTGCACCTCCTGCCCGTCCATGTGGTACTTGATATCGAAACGGGTGGAGGATTCAACGTCAATCTGAACCGTGGGGTTCTCGATGGGCCTTCCCTGTCCATCGATGGCGGCGAGGTCCACCTTGGCGATCCAGTAGTGAACCCGGTCGGAGAGAACCTCTATCAAAAGGGGAACTCCGGAATCGGCCACGATCTTTTTGATCCAGTCCTGGTACTGGTCGTAGAACTCCTGGGTGCAGCGGAAGACCCCGACAAGACGGGTGCCGAAGTCCCTCCCGGTCTCCCATCCCATCTGCAGCTGCTCCTCGAAGCACCCGAGCGCCTCGTCCATGTCCCTGCACAGGCTGTGCATGTCCGGCATGGTGAACGCCCGAAGGCGCTTCAGCCCGATGACCTCACCTTTCTGCTCGTGACGGAAGGAGTAGGTGGAGAGTTCATACATTTTCATGGGCAGGGTGTTCGGCGAGATGTGCATGTCCCGCATGATGGAGAACATCCCGAAACAGGCGGCGAACCGGAGCATCATGTTCCTGTTTCCGCTCTTGAACCGGTACTGCCGTTCCCCGAACTTGTCGGCATGTTCGTAGATTGCCTGGTCCGCGAGGTCGTACATCACCGGGGTCTCCACCGGGGTGGCCCCGTAAGGGAGCACCTTGCAGAGCACGTAATCCGCGAGGAGGTCCCGGACCAGCTTCCCCCGGGGCATCCACCGCAGGTGGCCCACGTCGCTCACCGGCTCGTAATCGACGAGCTCCTTTGACCGCATGAGTTCCACGTGGAGGGGCTCTCCGCCCGCGCCTTCAGCGACGCCGAGCTCTTTCTTCAGGAGGCACCCGAACGGCGAGTCGTCGATGAACCCGTCCACCTCGTGCCGGGCGCCGTCCGGGGTGAGTACGAAGAACGTATGGGTAACCTCTTTCTTCTCCTTCTTGGCCGCCTCCTCGGACGGGACGATGGTCTTTGAGAGCTCCGAGAGCGGGTGACCCTTGCAGGAGATACGGAAGGACTTGTACCACCCGAACGGGGCACGTTTCACGTTGTAGCCTACGTCCTGCAGCGCGGTCTCCATCAGTTTCAGGGCCGCAACCGCGGCATCGGGCCGGGCGAGGTCGCTCGAGAGGTGGGCGTAGGGATAGATAACGATGTTCTCCACAGAGAGCTGGTCGGCCGTGCGGGAGATCTCCTCCACCGCCTGGGACACCACGCCCTCGATGTCATCCTCGTCCACGGATTCCACAGCGGAAAAGACGGTGAGGGCTTCTTCCTGGGAGTCCTTCAGTATCCTGGCATCTTCTGCCATCCCGGTCTTTTTCTTGGCCTCATATTCGATAAAATCAGAATGTATCAGCAGAAGTCGCATGATTCATCTCCGGTTAAAAAGCATTCTTCCTTATAAAATGGGATGTATGGGTATATACCCATACCGCTACTCCCGGGGGTTCTTGTGGTACCGGGAGAGGGTGGCCTGCCGCTGATCCATATATTTCGCATCACATTTTTTGTTGTAGGGGGTCACGGCCCGCTCGGTGGTGTAAAAGACCAGCTGCCCGATAGGCATCCCGGCATAAATCCTCACGGGCCGCTGGTTCACATTGCACATCTCGAGGGTGATCGAACCGCGGAAGCCCGCGTCGATCCATCCCCCGGTCTGGTGGAGCTCCACCCCGAGTCGGGCGATACTGCTCTTTCCTTCGATGCTCGCCACGATATTGTCGGGGAGTTCGATCACCTCCATGGTCTCCGCGAGCAGGAATTTTCCCGGGTGGAGTACGATGGAATCTGCGGTGCACTGCCCGGTCTTTTCATGGATCGTTTCGCTGTTATAGGGATCGATGACCTCGGGTCCCGGCTCGTACCACGCAAAGTGGTCCCCCAGCCGGATATCGAGGGAGTTTGGCTGGACGAGAACGGGATCAAAGGGGTCGATGCGGATAAAGCCCCGGGCCACCCGGTCCAGGATCTGCCAGTCGACAAGGATCATTGGATCATCTATGGGGTGCGAAAGGGCATTAAGATCACATCGGAGGATTGGGTTTTATCTCCGTCGATCGCCGGATGCAATAATTATTCAGGAAAATGGAACAATCATCCTCAAATCCTGAATTGCCTGGTCCGCAGCTATGATAATTTTCATTGAGACCGGGGGGACTGTCCCGACTGCCGCCGGGAATACACCCCGTGGCAACGGTACTTGTCGCGTAAATGCGGGACCGGGGGCTCATGCACCGGATAAAAAACACCGGAATATATCGGATTCTTTATCCGCGGCCTTTCCAGTGCCACGGTTCGGGAACTATTCCTCTTCGTGCTCCCGGATGTGCCACTCCGAGCGTCGCATCAGGCCGTGCAGGGTGCTCGCCTCCCGGGCGGTGAGCTGTGCCCTGCCCAGGATGCGTCGCATCATCAGGAGGGTGTTTGCCCGTTTGAACCGGGGGTGTTCTATCCGGTCGAGGTACCGGTCCATGTGTGCATAGAGGTGCTCCATTTCAAGGGGGGACGCGAGCAGGTATTCGCCGCGCGGGAGGCCCGCAAGTTCGTAGCAGATCACCCCCACTGCGTGGGACAGGTTGAGGATGGGGTATTCCGGGGAAGTGGGGATGGAACATATGATATCGCTCCTCCCGATCTCCTCGTTGTTCAGTCCCCAGTTCTCCCTTCCGAAAAGGATCGAGATCCTCCCCTTTACCTTGGGGAGCAGTCCCGCGAGTTCGCGCGGAGAAAAATAGGGCATCCGCATCGGGTTGCAGATGGACTTGGAAACCTCTCCGGTCGTCGCAACCGTGAGGTGGCTCCGGGAGAAGACCTGCTCAATGGTGCACACTTCCGCGCTCTTCAGTACGTCCTGTGCGTGGGAGGCGCGGGCCTTCGCCTCGTCCCCGAGCGGGCAGGGATCGACCAGCACGAGCCGGGAAAAACCGAAGTTCTTCATCACCCGGGCGGTGAACCCTACATTCCCCTCGTAGATAGGGCTTATGAGTACGATATCGATCTGGGGCATCACATTCCGGAAGATTACTGGACCGCCTTGACCGTCGCCCTGAGCACGGCGACTCCTGCATCGTAGACCGCATTGCCGACCACGATGGTATCAGCGAAACGTGCCATCTCGGCTGCGCGTTCCGGAGAGTCGATCCCTCCCCCGTAGAAGAGCGAGGCATGTTCCACGGATTCGGACGCGGCCTTCACAATCTTCGGATCCCCGTACATACCGCTGTACTCGATGTACACGATGGGGAACCTGAAGTAACGGTCCGCCACGCTGGCGAGCGCCGAAACCTCCTTCTCGCCGAGGCTGCATACGGCTTTGGTGACCCTTCCTACTGCGCTGTCGGGGTTCAGCACGATATAGGCCTCGGGGACGACCTTTTCCCATTCTACCCGCTGGTGCATGACCCAGTCCCGGTGCTTTCCCACCAGCCACTGCACATCGGTAGTGTTCATCACCGAAGGCACGAAGAGGTAATCGATCCCGTCGAAGATCACCGCTTCGGGCCCTGCCGGTTCGACCACCAGGGGAAGCCCATAGGATGCAACCTGCTCCCGGAGCCGGCCCATGTTGTCTTTCGTCACGTTCAGGGTTCCCGAGAGCATCAGGGCATCGGTACCGCTGGTCGCCACCTCCTCCACCGCCTGGGGGGTGATGAATTTATCCGGGTCCAGTTTTGTCACGTGAACCCAGTTCCGCCATTTCGCCTGCATTATCGCCATCCGAAAAATAACTGCCAGAGAGGAGTTTTGTCTTTAGGATCTCTCTTTCGGTGCCCTTATCATTTTTTGCAGCTCCCGGACCTTTTCCTCCGGGATGCCGGATTTCTTTGCGATATCCCGGGGGTCCATCTCCCCGAGTCGTTTCACGTCAAATACCCCCGCCCGGTAGAGTTTCTCGAGGGTGGACTCCCCTACACCCGGTACCGCGAGGAGCTCTTCGCGCCCCCGCTCGACCTGGGCTTTCGGGACCTTCTTCGGGACGGTCTTTCCCCGCGCGGATGCGACCAGCTCGATATGTTTGAACACGGTGTCCGGGCTGATTCCGGTCCGGTATGCGACATACACGGGGTTGTATTCCAGGAGATCATCGGCCGAAAGGAACCCTGCGGCGAGATATTTCTTCAGGCTCACCGGGGGGATCCCCAGCCCGCGAAGCTCCCGTTCCCCGGCGACCTTCCTCGCTTCGCCCTGGAGCATCTCCGTTTCTTTCTCGCCGATTCCCGCATTCCTGAGCACGGCAGGTTCGACAGTGCCCAGTGCCTCGATGTCGTCGACCCCGAGCTCGTGCAGCTTCTTCATGATGGTTGCATGGCTGCGGCCTCTTCGTGGAGGGAGGTGTTTCCTGACGAATTTACGGCAGTCCGATCGTTTCCGGATAAGCTCGAACACCTCCCTGGCCTCATCCGTGATCCTGACCGCACGCTCTTTTCCGATTCCCAGTGTCTCCTCCAGGTCTGCAGGGGTGAGGGTGGTGAGGTCATACACCGAGTAGATATGCGCCTTGAGCATGCGTTCATAGAGATCGGAGGTCATGGAGGGGAGGAGATCCATGGTCTCCTTGTTCGTGGCGATATGGTGGCAGAGGGGGCACCCTATTTCCCATGGCCTTGCTCCTTTCTTGATCAGCCGGACAAAGTGCAGCCCGTGCCGTGCACAGACCTCGTCGGTCCGCACCGCGTACCCCCACATCGCCATCGGGAGGCTGATATTGAAGCTGCATTCCGGGTATCCTGTGCAGCCGATAAACTGGGTCTGGCTCCGGAGATGGCGGATCCGGAGATCGCTGCCGCAGACCGGACAAGGGCCGAGCCTGAGCTCTTCGGCGGTCTGGTCCATGATCTCCTCCCCGATCTGCTGCTCATTCGCCTCGAGCTGGTTGAACACCTGATGCAACATCTGCCGGGACTCTTTCACTACGTCCTCACGAGGGCGCTTTCGTTCCTTGATCTGCTGCATGTGTTCTTCCAGGGTCTGGGTCATGTCCGGGCGGGTGATGGTATCGGCGTGCCCCTCGAGGGACTGGATGACCGCCCTTCCGACCAGGGTGGGACGGAGCGGGTTTCCCTCGATGTATTTCCGGGTGATCAGCTTCTGGATGACCTCGTGCCGCGTGCTCTTCGTCCCGAGGCCGAGCTCCTCCATGCTCTGGATGAGTTTGCTCTGGGAGTAGCGGGGTGGTGGCTGGGTCTCCTTCTCTTCCATCCTGACCTCGAGGAGGGGAAGGGTCTCGCCTTCACTGAGATGCGGGAGTTCGTACTCGGTGGCGCT
Coding sequences within it:
- a CDS encoding DNA topoisomerase I, which codes for MHLIVAEKNISARRIAQILAGSAKLKEDKEGGVSVYRFDNTALIGLRGHVVEVDFVEGYSNWRSAERTPRSLIDAETVKVPTEKKIVNLVQKLARKSERVTIATDFDTEGELIGKEAYELVRQVNKDVNVDRARFSAITPEEIGQAFAHPTSIDFALAAAGEARQVIDLMWGASLTRFISLAARRGGNNILSVGRVQSPTLAMIVDREKEIEAFVAQKYWQLALDTRKNGEVIEARHTTARFCDRDQAVQAKERTREPLRVAEVKEGTRVERAPTPFDTTSFIVAAARLGFSAANAMRLAEDLYMNGFISYPRTDNTVYPPSLDLNGVLKAVHPTEFGKDVEWVMAHRRAVPTSGKKSSTDHPPIHPSSAATREQLGEDRWKVYALVVRRFLATLSPDARWRTMKVTFRAGGEEYAATGGQLTERGWRTVYPYSSATEYELPHLSEGETLPLLEVRMEEKETQPPPRYSQSKLIQSMEELGLGTKSTRHEVIQKLITRKYIEGNPLRPTLVGRAVIQSLEGHADTITRPDMTQTLEEHMQQIKERKRPREDVVKESRQMLHQVFNQLEANEQQIGEEIMDQTAEELRLGPCPVCGSDLRIRHLRSQTQFIGCTGYPECSFNISLPMAMWGYAVRTDEVCARHGLHFVRLIKKGARPWEIGCPLCHHIATNKETMDLLPSMTSDLYERMLKAHIYSVYDLTTLTPADLEETLGIGKERAVRITDEAREVFELIRKRSDCRKFVRKHLPPRRGRSHATIMKKLHELGVDDIEALGTVEPAVLRNAGIGEKETEMLQGEARKVAGERELRGLGIPPVSLKKYLAAGFLSADDLLEYNPVYVAYRTGISPDTVFKHIELVASARGKTVPKKVPKAQVERGREELLAVPGVGESTLEKLYRAGVFDVKRLGEMDPRDIAKKSGIPEEKVRELQKMIRAPKERS
- a CDS encoding threonine--tRNA ligase, producing the protein MRLLLIHSDFIEYEAKKKTGMAEDARILKDSQEEALTVFSAVESVDEDDIEGVVSQAVEEISRTADQLSVENIVIYPYAHLSSDLARPDAAVAALKLMETALQDVGYNVKRAPFGWYKSFRISCKGHPLSELSKTIVPSEEAAKKEKKEVTHTFFVLTPDGARHEVDGFIDDSPFGCLLKKELGVAEGAGGEPLHVELMRSKELVDYEPVSDVGHLRWMPRGKLVRDLLADYVLCKVLPYGATPVETPVMYDLADQAIYEHADKFGERQYRFKSGNRNMMLRFAACFGMFSIMRDMHISPNTLPMKMYELSTYSFRHEQKGEVIGLKRLRAFTMPDMHSLCRDMDEALGCFEEQLQMGWETGRDFGTRLVGVFRCTQEFYDQYQDWIKKIVADSGVPLLIEVLSDRVHYWIAKVDLAAIDGQGRPIENPTVQIDVESSTRFDIKYHMDGQEVHPPILHCSPTGSVERVICAILENTGNMPVPSFPTWLSPTQVRVIPVTERHLEYAEQLARRLNTEQIRTDLDDRDESVGKKVREAGMDWVPFVVVVGDAEVDTGKLTVTIRGKSQPNKPHKETMELPELIGTVKGELEGMPFRPLYTPMKLSRKARYI
- a CDS encoding acylphosphatase → MKRITANVSGRVQGVGYRYFVTDRACEIGVKGYAKNLADGSVEVVAEGTESRLREFAGTLSAKDDSVIRVEGIEIEWSDATGEFAGFGIRR
- the dcd gene encoding dCTP deaminase; translated protein: MILVDWQILDRVARGFIRIDPFDPVLVQPNSLDIRLGDHFAWYEPGPEVIDPYNSETIHEKTGQCTADSIVLHPGKFLLAETMEVIELPDNIVASIEGKSSIARLGVELHQTGGWIDAGFRGSITLEMCNVNQRPVRIYAGMPIGQLVFYTTERAVTPYNKKCDAKYMDQRQATLSRYHKNPRE
- a CDS encoding flavodoxin family protein, producing the protein MKTCIIFHSYTGITRGVAEQVQAACGGDMIEVKPRQKYSTLTAYTVGCLRARNEEAEPIEPAYIDVAGYDLLVIGTPVWAFKSTPAVNGAINALEHCDGKKGIIFATCGGKAGDTTAILKRALTEKGVDVMREFVFDRKDLSDDTKVKALIEAVRTVGNAG
- a CDS encoding YbhB/YbcL family Raf kinase inhibitor-like protein, with the translated sequence MIRTVLLVTAFVLLVMGVLIAGCSSPALHSPPGASGGNSGSLEIQVGSLHPGSALPVEYTCAGAGISPAISWTGVPPGTRSLVLILHDPDAPLAGGFTHWIVYNIPPDSPGIPGNVTSARELPGGGFQGQNSRGSSGYIPPCPPEGSAPHHYVFSIYALDTAIENPNPNRSAILADITGHTIGEAEVIVIYGQ
- a CDS encoding RNA methyltransferase encodes the protein MPQIDIVLISPIYEGNVGFTARVMKNFGFSRLVLVDPCPLGDEAKARASHAQDVLKSAEVCTIEQVFSRSHLTVATTGEVSKSICNPMRMPYFSPRELAGLLPKVKGRISILFGRENWGLNNEEIGRSDIICSIPTSPEYPILNLSHAVGVICYELAGLPRGEYLLASPLEMEHLYAHMDRYLDRIEHPRFKRANTLLMMRRILGRAQLTAREASTLHGLMRRSEWHIREHEEE
- a CDS encoding phosphoglycerol geranylgeranyltransferase, giving the protein MQAKWRNWVHVTKLDPDKFITPQAVEEVATSGTDALMLSGTLNVTKDNMGRLREQVASYGLPLVVEPAGPEAVIFDGIDYLFVPSVMNTTDVQWLVGKHRDWVMHQRVEWEKVVPEAYIVLNPDSAVGRVTKAVCSLGEKEVSALASVADRYFRFPIVYIEYSGMYGDPKIVKAASESVEHASLFYGGGIDSPERAAEMARFADTIVVGNAVYDAGVAVLRATVKAVQ